The stretch of DNA ACCACCCCCGTCACCAGCGGCCCGGGAGCCGGGCGGCGCGGGCCAGTGACCCGCAGAGGACGGAGGTGGCGGCCCACACCAGGGGCACCGCCCACGGGCTCCACCGCACCAGCGCCAGCGAGACGGCCGCCGAGGCCAGCAGTGCGACGGTGACCGGGAGCACGACCTCGCGCCGGTACCGACCCAGCCGCTCGCCGAGGACCTCGTCGACGATCTCGGCGACCCGGTCGTCGATGGCGTCCTCGTAGTGCACCAGGAACTGCTCGATGTCGTCGGCCCTTCCGGCCGGGCAGGGGTGGCCGGCGGCGCGCGGGTGTCGATCGGTCATGCCCCCACGGTGCCGCACCGCGCGGCGGCGGGTCGGCAGCGTGAACCCACCGGCCGGAGGGGGGTAAACCCTACCCCCGGTCGGTGGGCTCACCTCGCTGCCGGCGGCCGGCCGGGTTGGGTACCGTCCCTAGGGGCTGTCCGGCCGATCCGGACAGCCCCTAGTCGAACTGAGGCGCGGACGGTGACCTGGCCGCCGCCCGCACTGCCCATGAGAGCGGGTCCGAAGCAGTTGACCGAGAACATCGCCGGCCCTGCCCCCGGCATGGCCCGGCCGGACCGCGAGGCGGTGCCGGGCAATCCGCTGCGCGCACTGGCCTCCCCAGCGCTGTGGCGGGCGTCGATCCACCTGGTGCTCGACGGGCTGGTGGCGCTCGCGGGGCTGGTCGTGCTGGTCGTGCTGGTCGTCGCCGTCTGCCTGGCGCCGACCGGCCTGGTGGGCCTGCCGCTCACGGTGGTGGCGGGGTGGGCGCTGTTCCGGCTGGCCGCCGTCGAGCGCGCCAGGTTCGCCGTGACCTGCGGGCTGGAGCTCGACGAGCTGCCGGCGCCGGTCTCCTCCTGGCGGCTGGCCAAGTCGCTGCAGTCGCTCGTCCACAACCTCTGCACCTGGCGGCTGATCGGCTACTTCGTCCTGCTGATGCCGGTGGCGGTGGTGACCGTGGTCGGAGTCGCGCTGGTCTGGGCCGTGCCGCTGACCCTGGTGCTGCTGCCGGCCTACTACCGGGGCCTGCCCGGCGGACAGGCCCAGCTCGGGCCGTTCCTGGTGGATTCCCTGCCCCGGGCGCTGCTGGTCGCGGCGGTGGCGCTGCTGGTCGGTGCGGTCGTCTCCCCGCTGCTCGTCAGGCTGCTGCTGGCGCTGGACACCGCGCTGGCCGTCGCCCTGCTCTCCCGGCCCCGCGGTCTGGAGCTGGAGCAGCGGGTCATCGACCTGACGGAGAGCCGGGCCCGGGTGCTGGACGCCGCCGAGGCGGAGCGCAGACGGATCGAGCGGGATCTGCACGACGGCGCCCAGCAGCGGCTGGTGGCGATGTCGATCACCCTGGGCCGGGTCAGCTCGCGGTTGAAGAAGTCCGGTGACCACGAGACCGGCAAGCTGGTCGAGGAGATCCGGCGGGAAACCCTCGCCACCATCGCCGAGTTGCGCAACCTGGCCCGCGGCCTGCACCCGCCGGTGCTGACCGACCGCGGCCTGGCGGCCTCGCTCTCCGCCGTCGCCGCGCTGGCCCCGGTGCCGGTGCGGCTCGACGTCCTGGTGGAGCCGCGCCCCGCCGCCGGCATCGA from Kitasatospora sp. MMS16-BH015 encodes:
- a CDS encoding sensor domain-containing protein, which codes for MTENIAGPAPGMARPDREAVPGNPLRALASPALWRASIHLVLDGLVALAGLVVLVVLVVAVCLAPTGLVGLPLTVVAGWALFRLAAVERARFAVTCGLELDELPAPVSSWRLAKSLQSLVHNLCTWRLIGYFVLLMPVAVVTVVGVALVWAVPLTLVLLPAYYRGLPGGQAQLGPFLVDSLPRALLVAAVALLVGAVVSPLLVRLLLALDTALAVALLSRPRGLELEQRVIDLTESRARVLDAAEAERRRIERDLHDGAQQRLVAMSITLGRVSSRLKKSGDHETGKLVEEIRRETLATIAELRNLARGLHPPVLTDRGLAASLSAVAALAPVPVRLDVLVEPRPAAGIEAVAYFTVTEALTNVAKHARATRAWVEIRREGSRLDVRVGDDGRGGADPGAGTGLTGLADRVSGVDGRFRISSPVGGPTVIEVELPCG